The Paenibacillus macerans genome includes a window with the following:
- a CDS encoding sensor histidine kinase — MKKIWSRIASYYKNAKLNVKLLLTITLIMMTTLVLVLGGLQYAFSLYDEQIYAKSSQVLMMSSNRIEEELESVEEVSYNIAVDPSIQKMLLDLQKNVTGYDFYRLEQKIGDELKKYADQETCIDAIYLYDSAGREFSAGDGASPLKKKDKELALSQADPYEGKNYWMELAGYNGDIISVRLIRSYGNLDFENIGKLLVRVNLNKIVSGLPKPRGEIAGNIVITDGNGVFYSEKGMDAVKDYHFLAPNDQGYSIERVHGERTFVNHITTGFKDWTYWSLIPFHMMFSKITAAKYTLVLVFMFMFVFLISLGFNFLRKITDPIQELAFTMREVQRGNFHAVDLLEPAMVDQGEVGILYRNFITMIHRIDELIQENFAKQLLVKETEFKALQAQINPHFLYNTLESINWLAKTNKQRQISSMVEALGHLMRYSTNFNRDFVTFEDEIDMVNSYLTIQKYRFGQRFEFHMDVPFYVKKYKIPKLILQPLLENAFKHAVEPSVGLSVIKLQVDQEADRLLIRIEDNGPGIDPFILQKVKEGQIVPKGTGIGLNNIDDRIKLYAGEPYGLSIENLSGKGTAITVILPVQTG, encoded by the coding sequence ATGAAAAAGATATGGTCGCGCATTGCGAGTTATTATAAAAATGCGAAGCTAAACGTAAAGCTCTTATTAACGATTACCTTGATTATGATGACAACGCTGGTCCTTGTATTGGGAGGCCTTCAATATGCCTTTTCCCTTTATGATGAGCAAATCTACGCCAAATCCTCGCAAGTGTTGATGATGTCGTCCAACCGCATCGAAGAGGAGCTTGAAAGCGTGGAAGAAGTTAGTTACAACATCGCGGTTGATCCGTCTATTCAAAAAATGTTGTTGGATCTGCAAAAAAATGTAACAGGCTATGATTTCTATCGCCTTGAACAGAAAATCGGCGACGAATTGAAAAAATACGCGGATCAGGAAACTTGCATCGATGCGATTTATTTATACGATTCGGCAGGAAGGGAATTTTCAGCCGGGGATGGCGCAAGCCCTTTAAAGAAGAAGGATAAGGAGCTTGCGCTGAGCCAGGCGGACCCGTATGAAGGCAAAAACTATTGGATGGAGTTGGCCGGATATAATGGGGATATTATTTCTGTCCGCCTGATCCGGTCTTACGGGAACCTGGATTTTGAGAACATCGGCAAACTGCTTGTCCGCGTTAATTTAAACAAGATTGTAAGCGGTTTACCGAAACCTCGCGGAGAAATAGCGGGAAATATTGTGATTACGGATGGAAATGGGGTTTTCTATTCGGAAAAAGGAATGGATGCGGTAAAAGATTATCATTTCTTGGCCCCAAATGATCAGGGCTACAGCATTGAACGCGTTCATGGGGAAAGAACTTTTGTCAATCATATTACGACCGGCTTTAAGGACTGGACCTACTGGAGCCTGATTCCGTTTCACATGATGTTTTCCAAAATCACTGCCGCGAAGTATACTTTGGTGCTGGTTTTTATGTTTATGTTCGTTTTTCTTATTTCCCTTGGTTTTAATTTTTTAAGAAAAATTACGGACCCCATTCAAGAATTGGCCTTTACCATGCGGGAGGTTCAAAGGGGGAACTTTCACGCCGTGGATTTATTGGAGCCCGCGATGGTTGATCAAGGCGAGGTAGGGATTCTTTACCGGAATTTTATAACCATGATCCACAGAATCGACGAGTTGATTCAGGAGAACTTCGCTAAGCAGCTCCTGGTCAAGGAAACTGAATTTAAAGCGCTTCAGGCTCAGATTAACCCGCATTTTTTATACAATACATTGGAGTCCATTAATTGGCTGGCGAAAACCAATAAACAGCGGCAAATTTCAAGCATGGTGGAAGCATTGGGCCACCTTATGAGATACTCCACAAATTTCAACCGGGATTTCGTTACATTCGAGGATGAAATCGATATGGTCAACAGTTACTTAACCATTCAAAAGTACCGGTTTGGCCAGCGGTTTGAATTTCACATGGATGTTCCCTTTTACGTTAAAAAATACAAGATTCCCAAATTAATATTGCAGCCGCTGCTGGAAAATGCGTTTAAGCATGCCGTTGAGCCTTCCGTCGGTTTGTCGGTTATCAAGTTGCAAGTTGATCAGGAAGCGGACAGGCTATTGATCCGGATCGAAGATAATGGGCCAGGCATAGATCCCTTTATACTCCAAAAAGTAAAAGAAGGCCAAATCGTTCCTAAAGGCACCGGAATAGGATTGAACAATATCGATGACAGGATCAAGCTTTACGCTGGGGAACCATATGGGTTAAGCATTGAAAATCTTTCGGGAAAAGGGACCGCGATTACGGTGATACTGCCTGTTCAAACGGGGTGA
- a CDS encoding oligopeptide/dipeptide ABC transporter ATP-binding protein, whose protein sequence is MDEKEAVHNIGGSLRFGGMRRNRFTASYFPDSYKILSIQGEIPSPLNPPSGCAFHPRCPFAAETCRTVKPARKKVSEGHFAACHLVK, encoded by the coding sequence ATGGACGAAAAAGAGGCGGTTCATAACATAGGCGGAAGTTTGCGCTTCGGCGGAATGAGGCGGAACCGATTCACGGCATCCTATTTTCCGGACTCTTATAAAATACTATCCATTCAGGGCGAGATCCCGTCTCCGCTCAATCCGCCAAGCGGGTGTGCGTTCCATCCGCGCTGTCCTTTTGCGGCGGAAACGTGCAGGACCGTTAAACCGGCACGGAAAAAAGTTTCCGAAGGCCATTTTGCGGCCTGCCATCTGGTGAAATAG
- a CDS encoding DEAD/DEAH box helicase, with translation MFAHPPGDSPSLIKNPPPHAEVPVEFDRSWFGELAARQEKGGPWDDWKLFNLALEAETASLVTSFEEMQCLKHLQQVTPLPHQTETARKVLFEMRGRAILADEVGLGKTIEAGLILKEYIVRGLVRKALILVPASLVLQWVRELNQKFGIPAVAQKKEHSWHNDIVVASMDTAKRDPHKSILLSNEYDMLIVDEAHKLKNKKTTNYQFMLQLRKKYCLLLTATPVQNDLDELFNLITLLKPGQLGGQSEFAANFVVDKRLPKNEEQLKGELSKVMIRNRRADGELEFTKRIVRNIDVELSPEEKNLYDGVTSFVKDQYQAAGGDLNSMLSLVTLQREVCSSRDAVFVTLVNLSKKLAPDSPLRDKIWDIVDLIRQIKANSKAEKTMELIREMNDKVIVFTEYRATQEYLLNYFRDRDITAVPYRGGMNRGKKDWMMDLFRDRAQVMIATEAGGEGINLQFCHHMINFDLPWNPMRVEQRIGRVHRLGQQNDVKIYNLSTKGTIEEYIVNLLHEKINMFEMVIGDLDVILERFEKEHSLEKSIYKIMLESKSDEEIASRVDSLGRSFHSIKSELDVQTGDNGGGDLKQLLGG, from the coding sequence ATGTTTGCTCATCCCCCCGGCGATTCCCCAAGCTTGATCAAGAATCCGCCCCCGCATGCCGAGGTCCCGGTCGAATTCGACCGGAGCTGGTTTGGCGAGCTTGCGGCCCGGCAGGAAAAAGGCGGGCCCTGGGACGATTGGAAGCTGTTCAATCTTGCCCTTGAGGCGGAAACCGCTTCTTTGGTCACGAGCTTTGAGGAAATGCAGTGCCTGAAGCATCTGCAGCAGGTAACGCCGCTGCCCCACCAGACCGAAACCGCCCGCAAGGTGCTGTTTGAAATGCGCGGGCGCGCCATCCTGGCCGACGAGGTCGGCCTGGGCAAGACGATCGAAGCCGGTTTGATTTTAAAAGAATACATCGTCCGCGGGCTGGTCCGCAAAGCGCTGATCCTGGTGCCCGCTTCCTTGGTGCTGCAGTGGGTGCGCGAGCTCAATCAGAAATTCGGCATCCCTGCCGTCGCCCAGAAAAAGGAACACTCTTGGCATAACGACATCGTCGTCGCCTCGATGGATACGGCCAAACGCGATCCCCATAAATCGATCCTGCTGAGCAATGAATACGACATGCTGATCGTCGACGAAGCGCACAAGCTGAAAAACAAAAAAACGACGAACTATCAATTTATGCTGCAGCTGCGCAAAAAATATTGCCTCCTGCTGACGGCGACGCCGGTGCAAAACGACCTGGACGAGCTGTTCAACCTGATCACGCTGCTCAAGCCCGGCCAGCTCGGAGGGCAAAGCGAATTCGCGGCCAATTTCGTCGTGGACAAACGCCTGCCGAAAAACGAGGAGCAGCTAAAGGGAGAGCTCTCCAAAGTGATGATCCGCAACCGCCGCGCCGACGGGGAGCTGGAATTCACGAAGCGGATCGTCCGGAACATCGACGTCGAACTGTCGCCGGAAGAAAAAAATCTGTACGACGGAGTCACTTCCTTCGTCAAAGACCAATATCAGGCGGCCGGCGGCGATTTGAACAGCATGCTCTCGCTCGTAACACTCCAGCGCGAAGTATGCAGCAGCCGCGACGCCGTTTTCGTCACGCTCGTCAACCTGTCGAAGAAGCTTGCTCCCGATTCGCCCCTGCGGGATAAAATCTGGGACATCGTCGACCTGATCCGGCAGATCAAGGCCAACAGCAAAGCCGAAAAAACGATGGAACTGATTCGCGAAATGAACGATAAGGTCATCGTTTTTACCGAATACCGCGCCACTCAGGAATACCTATTGAACTATTTCCGCGACCGGGACATAACGGCCGTTCCCTACCGCGGCGGAATGAACCGCGGCAAAAAGGACTGGATGATGGACCTGTTCCGCGACCGCGCCCAGGTGATGATCGCCACCGAAGCCGGCGGCGAAGGCATCAACCTGCAGTTTTGCCATCACATGATCAACTTCGATTTGCCCTGGAATCCGATGCGGGTGGAGCAGCGGATCGGCCGCGTGCACCGGCTGGGGCAGCAAAATGACGTCAAAATCTACAACCTGTCCACCAAAGGGACGATTGAAGAGTATATCGTGAACCTGCTGCACGAAAAAATCAACATGTTCGAAATGGTTATCGGAGACCTTGACGTGATATTGGAGCGGTTTGAGAAGGAGCATTCCCTGGAAAAAAGCATTTACAAAATCATGCTCGAATCCAAAAGCGACGAGGAAATCGCCAGCCGCGTCGATTCGCTCGGCCGCTCGTTCCATTCGATCAAATCGGAGCTGGACGTGCAAACCGGCGATAACGGAGGCGGCGATCTGAAACAGCTGTTGGGAGGTTGA
- a CDS encoding YqhG family protein produces the protein MTMTSEQIRKLVMTYLEATECQFLEKSPYHVTVKLSPRADRDLTNRPYYWGFIERTGAEPETMSFSFIFDPERHREAEAGQAAGPKPGRGAAAGPNAGKGAAAGFSGSGPATAGAAPGSGGAGAQANAPGPGGAAGAGPQPGQSGQSLEDTLLGRYYGPVRPLPILGPGRIQREELTFGSSRLRQIFEAAKRGGRYVYLFEEPGTRQRLALLPAAYEPWLGVCFKVEFCCDMKREELHFFGVSLLSGKIDEAFDKRLSGATLVPRLPENVHIEPTKLTLDAGRAALEDRLSELLGACDKIWSIQARERLRDELEIIEAYYKDLLKDPDEERKQAALNQYEARREEIRWQYEPRIVVSALGCGIFHLRSQR, from the coding sequence ATGACGATGACGAGCGAGCAAATCCGCAAGCTTGTGATGACGTATCTTGAAGCAACCGAGTGCCAATTTCTCGAAAAATCCCCCTATCATGTCACCGTTAAGCTGTCGCCCCGGGCCGACCGCGATTTGACGAACCGCCCTTATTATTGGGGGTTTATCGAACGCACCGGGGCCGAGCCGGAGACGATGTCGTTTTCGTTCATCTTCGACCCCGAGCGGCACCGGGAGGCCGAAGCCGGGCAGGCGGCCGGGCCGAAGCCGGGCAGGGGCGCTGCCGCCGGGCCGAATGCCGGCAAGGGCGCCGCGGCCGGATTTAGCGGCAGCGGTCCGGCAACCGCAGGCGCTGCGCCAGGGTCTGGCGGCGCCGGCGCTCAGGCAAACGCGCCAGGCCCCGGCGGCGCTGCCGGGGCCGGACCGCAGCCGGGCCAGTCGGGCCAGTCGCTGGAGGATACCCTCCTCGGCCGCTATTACGGCCCCGTGCGCCCGTTGCCGATCCTGGGACCGGGCCGCATTCAACGCGAGGAGCTGACGTTCGGCAGCTCCCGGCTAAGGCAGATCTTCGAGGCGGCCAAACGGGGCGGCCGCTACGTCTATCTGTTCGAGGAGCCGGGGACGCGCCAGCGCCTGGCCCTGCTTCCGGCCGCTTACGAACCGTGGCTTGGCGTCTGCTTCAAAGTCGAGTTCTGCTGCGACATGAAGCGGGAAGAGCTCCATTTCTTCGGCGTCTCTCTGCTAAGCGGAAAAATCGACGAAGCCTTTGACAAAAGACTATCCGGCGCCACGCTCGTCCCGCGCCTTCCGGAGAACGTCCATATCGAGCCGACGAAGCTGACCTTGGACGCGGGCCGGGCCGCTCTCGAAGATCGGTTGTCCGAACTTCTCGGCGCCTGCGACAAGATTTGGTCGATCCAGGCCAGGGAACGCCTGCGGGACGAGTTGGAGATTATCGAAGCTTATTACAAGGATCTGCTCAAAGACCCGGATGAGGAGCGGAAGCAGGCGGCCTTGAACCAATACGAAGCGAGGCGGGAAGAAATCCGCTGGCAATACGAGCCGAGAATTGTCGTATCCGCCTTGGGCTGCGGCATCTTTCACCTGCGTTCGCAGCGGTGA
- a CDS encoding IS4 family transposase has translation MDNVKAKTVIRQLISLLPIDVHQRLLFDHYTKKLTTMKAIMLFINAQLKQWSSYGEMEIALRAEPKLQQLLQLESISGSQLSRKLDQIPTELLEWMFQHLASQTQQRACHQGQSGKLHIIDSSSIRLPLQLGSWAKMSNKSSGVKMHLRLVVTAPDKLFPDAMIPSSLNVGDRAGAVELVVPSDAIYVMDRGYDDYARMDQWVQDNIQFVIRMRDRALATVIEEYPVPEGSSITRDAKVCVGSSFRSMEHSVRLVEFYDEQERTYRIFTSVWDKTAEEIAQIYKNRWLIELYFKWLKQHLRLKKLHSHKPQAIWNQLFLALITALLVEHIRHSTQTAKTNWQVLRILREYLYRSWRSFRTELDRKPSRSSPGRRPGSGPKALSVRTMVGIIKPSKFKE, from the coding sequence ATGGATAACGTTAAAGCTAAAACGGTCATTCGTCAACTGATTTCCTTACTGCCCATCGATGTGCATCAACGTTTACTCTTCGACCATTACACCAAGAAACTTACCACGATGAAAGCGATCATGCTCTTCATCAATGCTCAGTTGAAACAATGGTCATCTTACGGTGAAATGGAAATTGCACTTCGTGCTGAGCCGAAACTTCAGCAGCTTCTACAGTTGGAGAGTATCAGCGGCTCGCAATTATCCCGAAAACTCGATCAGATCCCAACGGAGCTGTTGGAGTGGATGTTTCAGCATCTGGCATCACAAACACAGCAACGTGCTTGCCACCAGGGCCAGAGCGGGAAATTGCACATCATTGATTCTTCCAGCATTCGACTGCCGCTTCAACTTGGAAGTTGGGCCAAGATGTCAAATAAGAGTAGCGGCGTCAAGATGCATCTGCGCCTCGTTGTTACAGCTCCCGACAAGCTATTTCCTGATGCCATGATCCCCAGTTCGCTCAATGTAGGGGATCGTGCGGGGGCCGTTGAACTGGTCGTCCCCTCGGATGCGATCTATGTGATGGATCGCGGTTATGATGATTATGCCCGGATGGATCAATGGGTCCAGGACAACATCCAGTTTGTGATCCGTATGCGAGATCGCGCGCTTGCCACCGTCATTGAGGAGTATCCTGTTCCGGAAGGCTCGAGCATCACGCGGGACGCCAAGGTTTGCGTGGGCAGTTCCTTCCGATCCATGGAACATTCCGTTCGTTTGGTGGAGTTTTATGACGAGCAGGAACGGACTTATCGTATTTTTACATCGGTATGGGATAAGACCGCTGAAGAAATCGCGCAGATCTACAAAAATCGCTGGCTCATCGAGTTGTATTTTAAATGGCTGAAGCAACATTTGCGATTGAAGAAGCTGCACAGTCATAAACCACAGGCTATTTGGAACCAGTTATTCTTGGCTTTAATTACTGCCTTGCTCGTGGAGCACATCCGGCACAGCACCCAAACGGCAAAAACAAACTGGCAAGTGCTCCGGATTCTCCGCGAGTATTTGTACCGTTCATGGCGATCCTTTCGAACCGAACTGGATCGGAAACCCAGTCGAAGTAGTCCGGGGAGACGTCCGGGGTCAGGTCCCAAAGCGTTATCGGTGCGCACAATGGTTGGGATAATTAAGCCAAGCAAGTTCAAGGAATAA
- a CDS encoding YqzE family protein: MAKGDELVKYITEKVVDFVETPREVRRERSRPKEPWTRRWFGMIPFSVSLWAEQLPVKRKKEKEHSSSGEG; this comes from the coding sequence ATGGCCAAAGGCGATGAACTGGTAAAGTACATTACCGAAAAAGTTGTCGATTTCGTAGAAACCCCCAGGGAAGTCCGGCGGGAACGTTCCAGGCCGAAGGAACCGTGGACACGCCGCTGGTTCGGGATGATTCCTTTTTCAGTATCTTTATGGGCAGAGCAGCTTCCGGTAAAACGGAAAAAGGAAAAGGAGCATTCCTCTTCCGGCGAGGGGTAG
- a CDS encoding N-acetylmuramoyl-L-alanine amidase family protein produces the protein MKIRIRYPLAGLLIVSLALGLCGSPAGADDKDLRHVFPEPVILIDAGHGGIDGGTSYEEIMEKDINLEIGRRLYVVLRSHGYRAILNRTGDYALSDDNRWSRSRSRHMRDLAQRKELSEQLPASIVVSLHVNWGRNKSKRGPLVLHQNEGRSALLAASIQNALERFYNLNRASIPEIGKPFYLLKHVESPAVIVEMGFLSNAEDRAQLISRSGQQKIAEAIYTGIAEYFTVM, from the coding sequence ATGAAAATACGGATACGGTATCCGCTGGCGGGTCTGCTTATCGTCTCCCTTGCCCTCGGTTTGTGCGGAAGTCCCGCTGGTGCGGATGACAAGGATCTGCGGCACGTTTTTCCGGAGCCGGTCATCCTGATCGATGCGGGACACGGCGGCATTGACGGCGGTACCTCTTACGAAGAAATTATGGAAAAAGACATCAACCTCGAGATCGGCCGCCGGCTTTACGTCGTGCTGCGAAGCCACGGATACCGGGCGATTCTGAACCGGACGGGCGATTACGCCCTCAGCGACGATAACCGCTGGTCGCGCAGCCGTTCCCGCCATATGAGGGATCTGGCCCAGCGCAAGGAGCTGAGCGAGCAGCTTCCCGCTTCCATCGTCGTCAGCCTGCACGTGAACTGGGGCCGGAACAAATCGAAACGGGGACCGCTTGTCCTGCACCAGAACGAAGGGCGCAGCGCGCTGCTGGCCGCCTCCATTCAGAATGCCTTGGAACGGTTTTACAATCTGAACAGAGCTTCGATCCCTGAGATCGGCAAACCGTTTTACCTGCTGAAGCATGTCGAATCGCCTGCCGTCATCGTTGAAATGGGCTTTTTGAGCAATGCGGAAGACCGCGCCCAGCTGATTAGCCGGAGCGGCCAGCAAAAGATCGCCGAAGCGATTTACACCGGCATCGCCGAATATTTTACGGTGATGTAG
- a CDS encoding methyl-accepting chemotaxis protein yields MAGKIKSVSLRVKIPFFVCLLVIASLLAASILTYREASSVALSKSKDEINVMADRLGGGLSTAVQLQQQATFLISEHNTFRSLLKLRESGELTDKQFFSSANPYLDQANAILKSSLEGTGDIDSYLLTDAKGTIVAGTNVKNIGQSRSDRDYFSEALKGQPYISDAIVSKSTGKLLLAFAQPIKDTDGKVLGVFVTTIDSQFFFSTLGEVSINREGSIEIVSRGGTVLYNSKDPSRIGTVIAELAGSVKNTGSQEIEKTSLEMNNEYLRINRIPGPDLTVTVVDSLDDIKQPIKVMLRNTAILTFVIILVAVGFGLLLSRYIAKPLTQLTHLFRQMASGDLTVNADEDRYEGELKILAGSFNQMVGRNKDLIRNMNKTIEVLGTSTKELEASSKQTAVSVSETSATSQEIAKAMDSQARETEHIVDKFFGFGESFESMSSKAQSAKERSEEIVGVFHTSNEVVDELIRINEQNEEQVNKISEMTFKLQKSSEQINSITGAIAEIAAQTNLLALNASIEAARAGEHGRGFAVVAAEIRKLAEQSSRQSAHIQGIIQENLAFVEDNYQSVAQIQKIAAMQDQFVGQTRQAFNVIFDKTADIADQIKKMAEEVGRLESDKDEVLGSVQSLSASGEEVSASVEEVSATMTEQSATVQQLAGMVQTIDGLAKELTKAAAQFKVE; encoded by the coding sequence ATGGCCGGAAAGATCAAATCTGTTTCATTGCGCGTGAAAATACCCTTTTTCGTCTGTTTATTGGTGATCGCGTCTTTGCTGGCCGCTTCCATTCTGACTTACCGGGAGGCGTCCAGCGTGGCGCTGAGCAAGAGCAAAGATGAAATCAACGTGATGGCCGACCGGCTGGGAGGCGGATTGTCGACGGCCGTCCAACTGCAGCAGCAAGCCACCTTCCTCATATCGGAGCACAATACGTTCCGCAGCCTGCTAAAACTAAGAGAATCCGGCGAACTCACGGATAAACAATTTTTCTCGTCAGCCAATCCTTATCTGGACCAAGCGAACGCAATTCTGAAAAGCAGTTTGGAAGGAACCGGGGACATCGATTCCTATTTGCTTACGGATGCCAAAGGGACGATTGTGGCCGGAACAAACGTGAAAAATATCGGGCAATCGCGATCGGACCGCGATTACTTTAGCGAAGCGCTCAAAGGTCAGCCTTACATCAGCGACGCCATCGTATCGAAAAGCACCGGCAAGCTGCTGCTCGCTTTTGCCCAGCCGATCAAGGATACGGACGGCAAAGTGCTGGGCGTTTTCGTAACGACGATCGACAGCCAGTTCTTTTTCAGCACGTTAGGCGAAGTTTCCATCAACCGGGAAGGCAGCATCGAAATCGTCAGCCGCGGCGGAACGGTATTATATAATTCCAAAGACCCTTCAAGAATCGGTACGGTCATTGCTGAACTCGCAGGTTCTGTAAAAAACACGGGGAGTCAAGAAATCGAAAAAACCAGTCTCGAAATGAACAACGAATACCTGCGGATCAACCGGATTCCGGGCCCGGACTTAACCGTTACGGTCGTCGATTCTTTGGACGACATTAAGCAGCCGATTAAGGTGATGCTGCGCAATACCGCTATTTTAACCTTTGTGATCATTCTCGTGGCTGTCGGCTTCGGCTTGTTGCTTTCCCGTTACATCGCGAAGCCGCTGACGCAATTAACCCATCTGTTCCGGCAAATGGCTTCCGGCGATCTTACCGTTAACGCGGACGAGGACCGCTATGAAGGCGAGCTTAAAATATTGGCGGGCAGCTTCAACCAAATGGTCGGCCGCAACAAGGACTTGATCCGGAATATGAACAAAACGATCGAGGTGCTTGGGACAAGTACGAAGGAGCTGGAAGCTTCCTCGAAGCAAACGGCCGTATCCGTCAGCGAAACGTCGGCCACTTCGCAGGAAATCGCCAAAGCGATGGATTCTCAAGCCCGGGAGACGGAACATATCGTGGACAAATTTTTCGGTTTCGGGGAAAGTTTCGAGTCCATGAGCTCGAAAGCTCAATCCGCCAAAGAGCGTTCGGAGGAAATCGTCGGCGTGTTCCATACGAGCAACGAAGTGGTGGACGAATTGATCCGCATTAACGAGCAAAACGAAGAACAAGTGAACAAGATTTCCGAGATGACATTCAAGCTGCAAAAAAGCTCGGAGCAAATCAACAGCATCACGGGCGCGATTGCCGAAATTGCCGCACAGACCAACCTGCTCGCGCTGAACGCGTCCATCGAGGCGGCGAGAGCCGGCGAGCACGGCCGCGGCTTCGCCGTCGTGGCGGCGGAAATCCGCAAGCTGGCCGAGCAAAGCTCGCGGCAGTCCGCTCATATTCAAGGTATCATCCAGGAAAACCTCGCGTTTGTGGAGGATAATTACCAAAGCGTGGCCCAGATTCAAAAGATCGCAGCCATGCAGGACCAGTTTGTCGGCCAGACGCGGCAAGCTTTTAACGTTATCTTTGATAAAACCGCCGACATTGCCGACCAGATCAAAAAGATGGCGGAAGAAGTCGGCCGCCTGGAAAGCGACAAGGACGAAGTGCTCGGCTCCGTCCAAAGCCTCTCGGCATCGGGCGAAGAGGTCTCCGCTTCCGTCGAGGAGGTTTCGGCCACGATGACGGAGCAATCGGCAACCGTCCAACAGCTCGCCGGTATGGTGCAAACCATTGACGGGCTGGCGAAGGAACTGACCAAGGCGGCGGCGCAATTCAAAGTGGAGTAG